In Acidiphilium acidophilum, one genomic interval encodes:
- a CDS encoding DUF1674 domain-containing protein, which yields MSEKPKDPPPPPPKPMPKEIGGPKGPEPTRYGDWERNGRCTDF from the coding sequence ATGAGCGAGAAACCGAAAGATCCGCCGCCGCCCCCGCCGAAACCCATGCCGAAGGAAATCGGCGGACCGAAAGGGCCCGAGCCGACACGGTACGGCGATTGGGAACGCAACGGCCGCTGCACCGACTTTTAA
- the ccmI gene encoding c-type cytochrome biogenesis protein CcmI has protein sequence MIWLWMALLALLAVAPIGYVWARRGTVRYRRETAVALHRAQLDEIERDRADGRLPESEFQGARLEVQRRLLAADAIPEPEANRSARGLLIVTLVAVPIAALALFVPFDMPFIPSEPHSAVMKAVHEADSKDDALIAALQRKLAEIPPNSPRARQGYLLLGQALVSQHKLAEAAKAWNVALSMKFNATLAAETAEAETEAAGHVTPGAAQLFHQALAKAPANAPWRSLAEQRLREAAVTLPATPGGATSTP, from the coding sequence GTGATCTGGCTTTGGATGGCGCTGCTTGCGCTGCTTGCCGTGGCGCCGATCGGCTATGTCTGGGCGCGGCGCGGCACGGTGCGTTACCGGCGCGAGACGGCGGTGGCGCTGCATCGGGCGCAACTCGATGAGATCGAACGGGATCGGGCCGACGGCCGGTTGCCGGAATCCGAGTTCCAGGGGGCGCGGCTCGAAGTGCAGCGGCGCCTGCTGGCGGCGGATGCGATTCCCGAACCGGAGGCCAATCGGAGTGCGCGCGGGCTGTTGATCGTGACGTTGGTGGCCGTGCCGATTGCCGCGCTGGCTTTGTTCGTGCCGTTCGATATGCCGTTCATCCCCTCCGAGCCGCATTCGGCGGTGATGAAGGCGGTGCATGAGGCGGATTCCAAGGACGATGCGCTGATCGCTGCCTTGCAGCGTAAACTCGCCGAAATTCCGCCCAATTCGCCGCGCGCGCGGCAGGGCTATCTCCTGCTCGGGCAGGCGCTGGTCAGTCAGCACAAGCTGGCCGAGGCGGCGAAGGCGTGGAACGTCGCGCTCAGCATGAAGTTCAATGCGACTCTGGCCGCCGAAACCGCCGAGGCGGAAACCGAGGCGGCAGGACATGTGACGCCCGGGGCCGCGCAATTGTTCCATCAGGCGCTTGCCAAGGCACCGGCCAATGCGCCGTGGCGCTCGCTTGCCGAGCAGCGGCTGCGTGAGGCCGCCGTGACCTTGCCGGCGACGCCGGGCGGGGCCACATCGACACCATGA
- a CDS encoding YifB family Mg chelatase-like AAA ATPase: protein MSIARVQTFSFSGIDALPVEVQVQIAPGLPLFLIVGLADKAVGESRERVRAALTAMGLALPPKRILVNLAPADLLKEGSHFDLPIALGVLTAMDILPAEEMALFAALGELSLDGRLAPVAGILPAAIAAGARDLGLICPQSQGAEASWAGEIGVLAPPDLLTLINHFKGDAVLASPARGPIETGPNGPDMADIRGMTVARRAAEIAAAGGHNLLMIGPPGGGKSMLAARIPGLLPDLSPREALEVSMIHSVAGMLHEGRLVTRPPFREPHHSASMAAIAGGGNRAKPGEISLAHRGVLFLDEFPEFPRAALEALRQPLESGRTTVARAAAHVTYPARFQLIAAMNPCRCGYLFDPARACGRAPRCGEDYQGKISGPLMDRIDIVIEMSPVTPAELLHAPIGETTALIASRIATARAAQRERYGDAAANNAEAPGDMIELLPDAKGFVEHAAEKLRLSARGFTRILRVARSIADLAGADSVRRADIAEALAYRHRVPGRNPLTQPPIKLVASRDSG from the coding sequence ATGAGCATCGCCCGGGTCCAGACGTTTTCGTTCTCCGGGATCGACGCCCTCCCCGTCGAGGTCCAGGTGCAGATCGCCCCGGGCCTGCCGCTCTTCCTGATCGTCGGACTGGCCGACAAAGCCGTGGGCGAATCGCGCGAGCGGGTGCGCGCCGCCCTCACCGCCATGGGTCTCGCCCTGCCGCCCAAGCGCATCCTGGTCAACCTCGCCCCGGCCGATCTGCTCAAGGAGGGCAGCCATTTCGACCTGCCGATCGCGCTGGGCGTCCTGACCGCGATGGACATCCTCCCCGCCGAAGAAATGGCGCTGTTCGCCGCCCTGGGCGAATTGTCGCTCGATGGCAGGCTGGCCCCGGTCGCCGGCATACTCCCGGCGGCCATCGCGGCCGGCGCGCGCGATCTCGGCCTGATCTGCCCGCAATCCCAGGGCGCCGAAGCGAGCTGGGCCGGCGAGATCGGCGTACTGGCCCCGCCCGATCTCCTGACCCTGATCAACCATTTCAAGGGCGACGCCGTGCTGGCATCCCCCGCGCGCGGCCCGATCGAGACCGGGCCGAACGGTCCGGACATGGCCGATATCCGCGGCATGACCGTCGCACGCCGCGCCGCGGAAATCGCCGCGGCGGGCGGGCACAACCTGTTGATGATCGGCCCGCCCGGCGGCGGCAAGTCGATGCTGGCGGCGCGCATCCCCGGCCTGCTGCCCGATCTGAGTCCGCGCGAGGCCCTGGAAGTCAGCATGATCCACAGTGTGGCGGGGATGCTGCATGAAGGGCGTCTGGTCACACGTCCGCCGTTCCGCGAACCGCATCACTCGGCGAGCATGGCGGCGATCGCAGGGGGCGGCAACCGCGCGAAGCCCGGCGAAATCTCGCTCGCGCATCGGGGCGTGCTGTTCCTCGATGAGTTCCCCGAATTCCCCCGCGCCGCCCTCGAAGCCCTGCGCCAGCCGCTGGAATCCGGGCGCACCACCGTCGCCCGCGCGGCGGCGCATGTCACCTACCCCGCCCGGTTCCAACTGATCGCGGCAATGAACCCCTGCCGCTGCGGCTATCTGTTCGACCCCGCCCGCGCCTGCGGTCGCGCCCCTCGCTGCGGCGAGGACTACCAGGGCAAAATCAGCGGCCCGCTGATGGACCGCATCGACATCGTCATCGAAATGAGCCCGGTAACCCCGGCCGAGTTGCTCCACGCCCCGATCGGCGAGACCACCGCACTCATCGCATCGCGCATCGCCACCGCCCGGGCCGCCCAGCGCGAGCGCTATGGCGATGCCGCCGCCAACAACGCCGAAGCGCCGGGCGACATGATCGAACTGCTGCCCGACGCCAAAGGCTTCGTCGAGCACGCAGCGGAAAAACTGCGGCTGTCCGCGCGCGGCTTTACCCGAATTCTGCGGGTGGCGCGCAGCATCGCCGATCTTGCGGGCGCCGATTCCGTCCGTCGAGCCGACATCGCCGAAGCCCTCGCCTACCGCCACCGCGTTCCCGGCCGCAACCCGCTCACGCAACCCCCGATCAAACTGGTCGCCTCCCGCGATTCCGGTTGA
- a CDS encoding RidA family protein, with protein MSRIIRTEANQVLAKVVEYHGFIYTQGVVATDLSGDVAAQTRDVLAQIDALLEDHGTDNTRLLQAQIWLKSIDDRAAMNEVWSAWLPEGGAPARACVEAKLADPRYLVEIMITACR; from the coding sequence ATGAGCCGGATCATCCGTACCGAAGCGAACCAGGTTCTTGCCAAAGTCGTCGAATATCACGGGTTTATTTACACTCAGGGCGTCGTGGCGACCGATCTTTCGGGCGATGTCGCGGCCCAGACACGCGATGTGCTGGCGCAGATCGACGCGCTTCTCGAAGACCATGGCACCGACAATACGCGCCTGCTGCAGGCCCAGATCTGGCTCAAATCGATCGACGATCGCGCTGCAATGAACGAGGTGTGGTCGGCTTGGCTGCCGGAAGGCGGTGCGCCGGCGCGTGCCTGTGTGGAGGCGAAACTGGCCGATCCGCGATATCTCGTCGAAATCATGATCACCGCCTGCCGATAG
- a CDS encoding COX15/CtaA family protein — MNAKPDRLVGNWLLLLCFMIFGMVIGGGHARTIHAGFVIQTWQPLTGFIPPLTHAAWEHMFGLYKQTAQFRVLNPTMSLDQFQARFMPMFLDRDWGRLMALVFAIPLGIFWWRKRVSNRLALWLVALFAAGAAEATMGWYMTWQGMTSDILHPSPLYLAPHFILAMLIFTAMLWTALTIRNPEPAPIIGHTRLRALLSTSIALLILTIGLGALVAATGGIHVFNTFPLMNGHALPPHGLKLHPWWRNFVANAATVQFDHRWIATATAIVVVIAAVMGLRAPLGPKARDLFLLLAGLVTLQYILGMSALVSGMSGIGYLHELNAVLLLAACIACRHALRGATAPAAVRAGTPLVMKAAE; from the coding sequence ATCCATGCCGGCTTCGTCATCCAGACCTGGCAGCCACTGACCGGCTTCATCCCGCCGCTGACCCATGCCGCCTGGGAACACATGTTCGGCCTCTACAAACAGACCGCGCAGTTCCGTGTCCTGAACCCGACCATGAGCCTGGACCAGTTCCAGGCCCGCTTCATGCCGATGTTCCTCGATCGCGACTGGGGGCGGCTGATGGCGCTGGTCTTCGCGATTCCGCTCGGTATCTTCTGGTGGCGCAAGCGGGTGTCGAACCGGCTGGCCCTCTGGCTGGTCGCATTGTTCGCGGCGGGTGCGGCCGAGGCGACCATGGGCTGGTACATGACGTGGCAGGGCATGACCAGCGACATCCTGCACCCCTCCCCGCTTTATCTCGCGCCGCATTTCATCCTCGCCATGCTGATCTTCACCGCCATGCTGTGGACCGCCCTGACCATCCGCAACCCCGAACCGGCCCCGATCATCGGCCACACCCGGCTGCGCGCCCTGCTCAGTACCTCGATCGCCCTGCTCATCCTGACCATCGGACTGGGCGCGCTGGTGGCGGCAACCGGCGGAATCCACGTCTTCAACACGTTTCCGCTGATGAACGGGCATGCCCTGCCGCCGCATGGCCTGAAGCTCCATCCGTGGTGGCGCAATTTCGTGGCGAATGCGGCGACCGTGCAATTCGATCATCGCTGGATCGCGACAGCAACCGCCATCGTCGTCGTGATCGCGGCGGTCATGGGGCTGCGCGCGCCGCTGGGGCCGAAGGCGCGCGACCTGTTTTTATTGTTGGCGGGGCTGGTGACGCTCCAATATATACTGGGCATGAGCGCGCTGGTCTCCGGCATGTCGGGGATCGGCTATCTCCATGAACTGAACGCCGTCTTGCTGCTCGCCGCGTGCATCGCCTGCCGTCATGCGCTGCGCGGGGCAACCGCTCCCGCAGCGGTTCGTGCCGGAACTCCCCTTGTCATGAAGGCCGCCGAATAA
- the tldD gene encoding metalloprotease TldD: protein MPDTIVSAPHDALATADRLFHGNDGLSAFEARRTIAPVLDPADDGELFLEYRESEMVSLDDGRIRNASFDNRRGFGLRSVTGEAAIYAHAGEITDAALARAVATLQDARPDEAGVVAMTPPKAGPALYTALNPLAEMPFAARAAMLGEIDAYARGKDSRVVQVMASLFGEWQVVEILRADGVRVADVRPLVVLHVSVVMEQNGRRESGGHGAGGRESYATVTAPDFWRAAVDESIRKATLNLESIAAPAGEMPVVLGAGWPGILLHEAIGHGLEGDFNRKKTSAFAGLMGKRVGSKGVTVVDDGTLPNRRGSLTVDDEGTPTNRTILIEDGILTGYIQDRQNARLMGMTPTGNGRRQSYAHLPMPRMTNTIMLAGDATRDDMIRSVKRGLYAANFGGGQVDITSGKFVFSASEAYMIEDGKIGAPVKGATIIGNGPDALTKVDMIGSDLELDAGIGTCGKNGQGVPVGVGQPTIKISGLTIGGTAA from the coding sequence ATGCCCGATACCATCGTTTCCGCCCCGCACGACGCGCTCGCCACCGCCGACCGGCTGTTTCACGGCAACGATGGCCTGAGCGCGTTCGAAGCCCGCCGCACCATCGCCCCGGTGCTCGACCCCGCCGATGACGGGGAGCTATTCCTCGAATACCGCGAATCCGAAATGGTCAGCCTCGATGACGGGCGGATTCGCAACGCGAGTTTCGACAACCGGCGCGGCTTCGGCCTGCGCTCGGTCACCGGCGAAGCCGCGATCTATGCCCATGCCGGCGAAATCACCGATGCCGCCCTGGCCCGCGCCGTCGCGACCTTGCAGGACGCGCGGCCCGATGAAGCAGGCGTCGTCGCCATGACACCGCCGAAAGCCGGCCCGGCCCTCTACACCGCCCTCAACCCGCTTGCGGAAATGCCCTTCGCCGCCCGCGCCGCCATGCTCGGCGAAATCGACGCCTATGCCCGCGGCAAGGACAGCCGGGTGGTGCAGGTCATGGCGAGCCTGTTCGGCGAATGGCAGGTGGTCGAAATCCTCCGCGCCGATGGCGTCCGCGTCGCCGACGTCCGCCCCCTCGTGGTGCTCCACGTTTCGGTCGTGATGGAACAGAATGGCCGGCGCGAATCCGGCGGTCACGGTGCCGGTGGCCGCGAAAGCTACGCCACTGTCACCGCCCCCGATTTCTGGCGCGCCGCCGTCGATGAATCGATCCGCAAAGCCACCCTCAACCTCGAAAGCATCGCCGCTCCCGCCGGTGAAATGCCCGTCGTGCTCGGCGCCGGTTGGCCCGGCATCCTGCTGCACGAAGCGATCGGCCACGGTCTCGAAGGCGATTTCAATCGCAAGAAGACCTCGGCCTTCGCCGGGCTGATGGGCAAGCGCGTCGGCTCCAAAGGCGTCACCGTGGTCGATGACGGCACCCTGCCCAACCGGCGCGGTTCGCTGACCGTCGATGACGAGGGCACGCCCACCAACCGCACCATCCTGATCGAGGACGGCATCCTCACCGGCTACATCCAGGACCGCCAGAACGCCCGCCTGATGGGCATGACCCCCACCGGCAACGGCCGCCGCCAATCCTACGCCCACCTGCCGATGCCGCGCATGACCAACACCATCATGCTCGCCGGCGACGCCACCCGCGACGACATGATCCGCTCGGTCAAGCGCGGCCTCTACGCGGCGAATTTCGGCGGCGGTCAGGTCGATATCACCTCCGGCAAATTCGTCTTCTCCGCCTCCGAAGCCTACATGATCGAAGACGGGAAAATCGGCGCCCCGGTCAAGGGTGCCACCATCATCGGCAACGGCCCCGACGCCCTCACCAAAGTCGACATGATCGGCAGCGACCTCGAACTCGACGCCGGCATCGGCACCTGCGGCAAAAACGGCCAGGGCGTCCCGGTGGGCGTCGGACAGCCGACGATCAAGATTTCCGGGCTGACGATCGGCGGAACGGCGGCTTAG
- the radC gene encoding RadC family protein, giving the protein MARLWEKLLRGLRPTPIPDFPDAPARPARRGMAEHATFDAATPQTDVPFATTGPGGHRGRMRERLLERGADGLADYELLEMLLFLAFKKGDTKPLAKKLINQFGSYAAVLTAPADALFAQEGIGVHSVAAIKLIHASALRLAQTELAAMPVLNNWDRLIDYLTIAMARETIEQFRVLYLDNRNRLIANEIASRGTINHTQVYVRELVKRTLETHATALILVHNHPSGDPSPSREDIEMTREVQRAIALLDVTLHDHIIIGKGAWLSFRREGLLKAA; this is encoded by the coding sequence ATGGCGCGATTGTGGGAGAAACTGCTACGCGGCCTGCGCCCCACCCCGATACCGGATTTTCCGGATGCCCCGGCACGCCCGGCCCGGCGGGGCATGGCCGAACACGCCACGTTCGATGCCGCCACACCCCAGACGGACGTGCCGTTCGCCACCACCGGCCCCGGCGGCCATCGCGGCCGGATGCGCGAAAGGCTGCTGGAGCGCGGGGCCGACGGATTGGCCGACTACGAATTGCTGGAAATGCTGCTGTTTCTCGCCTTCAAAAAGGGCGACACCAAGCCGCTCGCCAAAAAGCTGATCAACCAGTTCGGCTCCTACGCCGCCGTGCTGACCGCCCCGGCCGACGCGCTGTTCGCGCAGGAGGGGATCGGCGTCCACAGCGTCGCCGCGATCAAACTGATCCACGCCTCCGCGCTGCGCCTCGCGCAAACCGAACTCGCCGCCATGCCGGTGCTGAACAACTGGGACCGGCTCATCGACTACCTCACCATCGCCATGGCGCGCGAGACCATCGAGCAGTTCCGCGTCCTCTATCTCGACAACCGCAACCGCCTGATCGCCAACGAAATCGCCTCGCGCGGCACGATCAACCACACCCAGGTCTACGTGCGCGAGCTGGTCAAGCGGACGCTCGAAACCCACGCGACCGCGCTCATCCTGGTACACAACCACCCCAGCGGCGACCCCTCCCCCTCGCGGGAGGACATCGAAATGACTCGTGAAGTCCAGCGCGCGATCGCCCTGCTCGACGTGACGCTGCACGACCACATCATCATCGGCAAAGGGGCATGGCTCAGTTTCCGGCGTGAAGGGCTGCTGAAGGCCGCATGA
- a CDS encoding CHAP domain-containing protein: MPVRHVAVRHEIFHRPVETHAVYRRIAVRRPDYRHGYIEHHYVPHRFIRRADYLWCVPYARDVSHIDLTGDAFLWWAEAAGRYQRGERPEPGAVLNFRSSSRIPLGHVAVVSRVINSREILVDQANWVPDSVTRNVPVIDVSPNNNWSEVQVSIGGGQFGATYPTYGFIYDQHPGAGMIYAHNAGSTEVAAAPPVTKIRLIAPDRTLR; this comes from the coding sequence GTGCCGGTTCGTCATGTCGCGGTTCGGCATGAGATTTTTCATCGACCGGTCGAGACCCATGCGGTATACCGGCGGATCGCGGTGCGTCGTCCGGACTATCGGCATGGTTATATCGAGCATCATTACGTTCCTCACCGCTTCATCCGGCGGGCCGATTACCTATGGTGCGTGCCTTACGCGCGCGATGTTTCGCATATCGACCTGACCGGCGATGCGTTTCTCTGGTGGGCGGAGGCGGCCGGGCGCTATCAGCGTGGTGAGCGGCCCGAACCAGGCGCCGTGCTCAATTTCCGTTCGAGTTCGCGAATTCCGCTCGGGCATGTCGCGGTGGTCAGCCGTGTCATCAACAGCCGTGAAATCCTGGTCGATCAGGCCAACTGGGTGCCGGACTCGGTCACCCGCAATGTGCCGGTGATCGATGTTTCGCCGAATAATAACTGGTCCGAAGTGCAGGTGTCCATCGGCGGTGGACAGTTCGGTGCGACCTATCCGACATACGGCTTCATTTACGATCAGCATCCCGGTGCCGGTATGATCTATGCCCATAATGCCGGGAGCACCGAAGTCGCCGCAGCGCCGCCGGTCACCAAAATTCGTCTGATCGCTCCCGATCGTACGCTGCGCTGA
- the ada gene encoding bifunctional DNA-binding transcriptional regulator/O6-methylguanine-DNA methyltransferase Ada, with protein MDEVRWVQVQRRDSAADGMFWYSVATTGVYCRPSCPSRPARREHVAFHTSVAAAEAAGFRACLRCNPAGASPIEANIALVAAACRTIEQAETPPSLAVLAAEAKLSPTYFHRVFSSIVGITPKAYIDAQRAARVRAALDKGCGVTEAIYRAGFNSGSRFYAKSTAALGMTPSRFRARGAQETLRFAVADCALGSVLVAASAVGVAAILLGDDPEALVRDLQQRFAQAELIGGDPGFEAMVAKVIGLIAAPAQRHDLPLDIRGTAFQHAVWQALQRIPPGQTATYADIAAAVGRPRAIRAVAGACAANPLAVAVPCHRVIRQDGTMSGYRWGVERKRRLLTREAETKA; from the coding sequence GTGGACGAGGTCAGATGGGTGCAGGTGCAAAGGCGGGATAGCGCGGCGGACGGCATGTTCTGGTATTCGGTCGCCACCACCGGTGTCTATTGCCGCCCATCCTGCCCCTCGCGCCCGGCGCGGCGCGAACATGTCGCCTTTCACACGAGCGTGGCGGCTGCGGAAGCAGCGGGGTTTCGGGCATGTCTGAGGTGCAACCCCGCCGGCGCCTCGCCGATCGAGGCGAATATCGCGCTCGTCGCAGCGGCGTGCCGCACCATCGAGCAGGCGGAAACACCGCCGTCACTGGCGGTTCTGGCGGCCGAGGCGAAGTTGAGTCCCACCTATTTCCACCGCGTCTTCTCCAGCATCGTTGGAATTACCCCGAAAGCGTATATCGATGCGCAGCGTGCCGCACGGGTGCGGGCCGCGCTGGATAAAGGCTGTGGCGTGACCGAGGCCATCTACCGCGCGGGCTTCAACTCCGGCAGCCGGTTCTACGCAAAATCAACCGCTGCCCTGGGGATGACGCCATCGCGCTTCCGTGCGCGCGGTGCGCAGGAAACCCTTCGTTTCGCGGTGGCCGATTGCGCCCTCGGCTCGGTTCTGGTCGCAGCGAGTGCGGTCGGCGTTGCCGCGATCCTGCTCGGCGACGATCCTGAGGCGCTCGTGCGCGATCTGCAGCAGAGATTCGCTCAGGCCGAGTTGATCGGGGGCGATCCCGGGTTCGAAGCCATGGTCGCGAAGGTGATTGGGTTGATCGCGGCCCCGGCGCAAAGGCACGACCTGCCACTCGACATCAGAGGAACCGCGTTTCAACACGCCGTCTGGCAGGCATTACAGCGGATTCCGCCCGGACAGACCGCAACCTATGCCGACATTGCCGCCGCAGTCGGTCGTCCCCGCGCAATACGGGCGGTGGCAGGGGCCTGCGCCGCAAATCCGCTGGCCGTCGCCGTTCCGTGCCATCGTGTCATCAGGCAGGACGGAACAATGTCCGGCTACCGCTGGGGCGTCGAGCGCAAACGGCGTTTACTCACCCGTGAAGCCGAAACCAAAGCCTGA